A genomic region of Conger conger chromosome 6, fConCon1.1, whole genome shotgun sequence contains the following coding sequences:
- the minar1 gene encoding major intrinsically disordered Notch2-binding receptor 1 — MEPMPEYSLFLVRILEELDTKYSSVSYQDLCRSLCARFDLVHLAKLRSLLFYTACLDPSFPATLFKDKMRCSMEDQQSKKLMVAADIVTMFNLIQMNGGIAKDKLPMGYKPKFHKNQSFESCRSDTDMYKYSDCDRAYDFLDSRGHPTSHGSPCPKSDCNSCQQFIPTSDPNFLLGINKEMKCRAASLDKLQHLPQYSSVSPTPCEMQSTYFPMDIDSESTTDQDSLHINSGIKETFISNAEPFTVHSCVQKRNIFKEDFHNLVAFAPHVITTDSKPSVKVSGGYHRKETHKPATFFNHSFELPYNNPYFEPINSPIQEKRRAKHESLDDLQASTYFGPTTVTECVNTKRTSARQGRQPAWPVKSLSLNTEEGPDFERSFLNGKQTKDNHRHNINDMDNEPHYQCAKEKPSISSPAFAIKTNVPKTKDTGSMAGGPVVDKREGIKRFKEKSVNCSSFHVGGIDASLSVGTQTDKDQRKVKDYNGRSKYGERHNFKHSDEDSEMVSDDISDIFRFLDDMSVCGSTGVIQSSCYNSNGSLSQVTKSDGDSSPEQNTIKLAKSSNRLDRLFHSLENSDDELKASVCKIVLRIGEIEKKLESLSGVRGEISQVLSKLNKLDEKIQEPEANGRQNEEEARSDSSISPRVFQCHTTGHPAKVDHNPEWCCSDASGSNSESLRVKALKKSLFTRRSSRSLTEENSATESKIASISNSPRDWRAVTYSNHPGEEGKEKEHDSKDRHRKSKETDRQYEIPQAHRSSKPPKDSYLIEQVFSPHPFSPAVKAHVKGSPLYTDMRLTELSEGKRAQPSWTIEEYKRNSGDKGKLAALDLQTQESLNPNNLEYWMEDIYTPGYDSLLKRKEAQFRRAKACKIGALIAAAACTVILVIVVPICTMKS; from the exons ATGGAGCCCATGCCCGAGTACTCCCTCTTCCTCGTGAGGATTTTGGAAGAGCTGGACACAAAGTACAGTAGCGTTTCCTACCAGGACCTGTGCAGGTCTCTGTGCGCGAGGTTCGATTTGGTGCACCTTGCTAAACTACGGAGTCTACTCTTCTACACTGCCTGCCTGGATCCCAGCTTCCCTGCTACCTTGTTCAAAGACAAGATGAGGTGTTCTATGGAGGACCAGCAGTCAAAAAAACTTATGGTGGCTGCGGACATAGTAACCATGTTCAATCTAATCCAGATGAATGGGGGGATAGCCAAAGATAAGCTCCCAATGGGATACAAGCCCAAATTTCATAAGAATCAATCTTTTGAGTCCTGTCGATCTGACACTGACATGTATAAGTATTCCGACTGTGATAGGGCCTATGATTTCTTGGACTCAAGAGGCCATCCCACATCACATGGTTCTCCCTGCCCTAAATCTGACTGCAACAGCTGTCAGCAGTTCATTCCAACCTCCGACCCTAATTTCCTCCTGGGAATCAACAAGGAGATGAAATGCAGGGCAGCATCACTTGACAAgctccagcatctcccacagTACTCTAGCGTCAGCCCCACTCCCTGCGAAATGCAGAGTACCTACTTTCCCATGGATATAGACAGTGAGTCCACCACGGATCAGGACTCTTTGCATATAAATTCAGGGATAAAAGAGACATTCATCTCCAACGCTGAACCATTCACCGTGCACTCCTGTGTGCAGAAGAGAAATATTTTCAAAGAGGATTTTCACAACCTGGTAGCTTTCGCTCCCCATGTGATTACCACGGACTCTAAGCCCAGTGTTAAAGTGAGTGGTGGATACCACCGTAAGGAGACTCACAAGCCCGCAACCTTCTTCAACCACAGTTTTGAGCTGCCATACAACAACCCATACTTTGAGCCAATCAACTCCCCCATTCAGGAAAAACGACGGGCAAAGCACGAAAGTCTGGATGATCTGCAAGCTTCTACATATTTTGGCCCAACGACAGTAACGGAGTGCGTGAACACCAAAAGAACTTCAGCAAGACAGGGCAGGCAGCCAGCCTGGCCAGTCAAGAGCTTGAGCTTAAACACCGAAGAAGGACCTGACTTTGAGAGGTCCTTCCTAAATGGAAAGCAGACCAAAGACAATCACCGTCACAATATCAACGACATGGACAACGAGCCACATTATCAGTGTGCCAAAGAGAAGCCATCTATCTCCTCTCCAGCCTTTGCCATTAAGACAAACGTACCCAAAACTAAAGACACAGGCTCTATGGCAGGTGGACCAGTTGTGGATAAGCGAGAAGGCATCAAGAGGTTCAAAGAAAAAAGTGTTAACTGCTCATCTTTCCATGTTGGGGGCATAGATGCCTCATTAAGTGTGGGGACACAAACTGACAAAGATCAGAGAAAGGTAAAAGATTATAACGGCCGTAGCAAGTATGGCGAGAGGCACAACTTTAAACACTCAGATGAGGACTCTGAGATGGTCAGTGATGACATTAGCGATATATTCCGCTTCTTGGAtgacatgagtgtgtgtggttccaCCGGAGTCATTCAGTCATCCTGCTACAACAGCAATGGGTCCCTCTCTCAGGTGACAAAGTCAGACGGAGACAGCTCACCTGAACAGAACACAATCAAACTGGCCAAATCCAGCAACAGACTGGATAGACTGTTTCACTCCTTGGAGAACTCAGACGATGAGCTGAAGGCCAGTGTGTGTAAAATAGTCCTCCGGATTGGGGAGATTGAAAAGAAGCTCGAGTCCCTCTCTGGGGTACGTGGTGAAATTTCCCAGGTCCTCTCCAAGCTGAACAAGCTTGATGAAAAGATCCAGGAACCAGAAGCCAATGGCAGGCAGAACGAGGAGGAGGCTCGGTCGGATAGCAGCATCTCGCCCCGGGTCTTCCAGTGTCACACCACCGGGCACCCGGCCAAGGTGGATCACAACCCGGAGTGGTGCTGCTCAGACGCCAGCGGAAGCAACAGCGAGAGCCTGCGGGTCAAAGCCCTGAAAAAGAGTCTCTTCACCAGGCGCTCGTCTCGATCCCTGACTGAGGAGAACAGTGCTACCGAATCAAAAATTGCCAGCATTTCCAACTCTCCCAGGGACTGGAGGGCTGTCACCTATTCCAATCACCCTGGGGAAGAAGGGAAGGAGAAGGAACATGACAGCAAGGATCGACACAGGAAATCCAAGGAG ACAGACCGGCAGTATGAAATCCCTCAGGCCCATCGTTCTTCAAAACCCCCAAAGGACTCATACCTGATTGAGCAGGTGTTCAGTCCGCACCCCTTCTCCCCAGCCGTCAAAGCCCACGTGAAAGGCAGCCCGCTCTACACAGACATGAGGCTGACAGAGCTGTCCGAGGGCAAGCGGGCCCAGCCATCCTGGACCATCGAGGAGTACAAGCGGAACTCAGGGGACAAGGGCAAACTCGCTGCACTGGATCTGCAG ACACAGGAGTCATTGAACCCCAACAACCTGGAGTACTGGATGGAGGATATCTACACTCCGGGCTACGACTCCCTGCTGAAGCGCAAGGAGGCCCAGTTCAGGAGGGCCAAGGCATGCAAGATCGGGGCGCTGATCGCAGCGGCCGCCTGCACGGTGATCCTCGTCATCGTCGTGCCCATTTGCACTATGAAGTCATGA